The Chaetodon auriga isolate fChaAug3 chromosome 2, fChaAug3.hap1, whole genome shotgun sequence genome segment TCCTGTAACTCATGTGAAAACCACATCAGGTACCAAACTCACTGATATTAAGAGTGAATCATAAAACGTGAATGTTTCATATTGACTGTTTTAAAATCTACTTTGTTTATTCAGCAGGTCAGACTGGTGGTCCATCACATGACACTGGTAGTTCTGCCTCTACTTTCCTGACATCAGTGAAACCAGCAGGTGATATAAATACTCAAGCTCTCAATGATTCTCTCTGactttttagaaaatgtttggatatttgacatttttcatatCAATGTCTTTATGTCTTCAGTTGCTGCTGCAGGTAGTTTGACCTCTGCTCACACAACTCTTATGAGTCCAGAATCTGGGGATGAAATAGCAGGTAGACCTCATTTAAATTAGTGCATCAACATGTTAAAATAGTTTGCTGAGAATGTTTCTAAATGTTTTTGACTGCGTTCTCACTAAATCCTGCTGCTCGACCAGACAGCAAAGCAAGCTTGTTCCTTGTGAGACGCATGTCATTCTTCACATAAACTGTATATTATTAATTAATATTGTTAATTTGAAATATTACATAAAAATATTGACATAATTTTTCCTAATTCAGTACTTTTTTGCTATTATTCAAATCTTTAGAAACTTGTGTAATTGACAtactatttattatttttttcagtggacAACagattgatttcatttcacttgtCATCATTTGGGTTTTTGctaatgtaaataaatgatctgtgtgtgtgattgttagATCATTAACTCGTGGGTCATCAATAAATTACAACActgtaatagtaatagtaatagaCGTCACCATTAAATAAAATCCAGCACACAGTAAATGACTAAAAACAGCATGACAGAAATAATGTCGAGCAGTTCTTCTTTCCTCTGGCACCACCCTCATGATAAGCCTGTAGGTTTTGCTCTCATCCTGTTAATCAACATTCCTGTTTCTCAGGTTTTTACTCGTTAGACACGTTAATGTTAATGACCTCTTCTCTTGATGCAGAGGAGATGATATCGATGATCGGAGCAGCTGTGACTGTGGGTGTCCTGTTTGTGGGATTGGCACTTCTCTTTGCTCAAAGCAGGATTggtaagaaattaaaaaaaaaactttaactTGGACAGTTTGAGTGttcaatataaaacacagctgcagctgcaggaaacatATTTCACATGACTTTACATGTTTTTAGTTAAAGGCAGTTTACATTAGACATTATCAGTGTTTAGTAATGGATTTTTGAAGCTTCCTGATATCAATAATCACTGGATtattgtgacttttttttctttttctagaAAAATGTGGCTCCAAGAGGTAAAAAATCTTCTTCCTCAAATATCATTAGTTGGCTTGAGTGAGTACCACTTACATATCTTCTTGTCCATCATGTCTATACATAGTTTCAGACATTCATTGTGGAAGCGGTGCAGGAGAACACAGTCCTCTTCTCACTGCCTCTGAACTTGTAGATTAAgtgctttgctcaagggcacgtGAACACTTGGTGAAAGGATTCTGTGAGAGACGTTTCAAAAACTTGAAGCAGCGTCGATAATTCTGCTGGGAACAATAACAGCTCTGGCACATTTTAAGAGTTTCTCTAAATTATAGCAAAGAGAATTCAGAGATGGCCGTAGACATTCATCCCAACAGATCCTCGTTAAGCCAACAAAGTGATAAAACTTCAATAAAAAGcatgagaaggaggaggatggggtGCTGGAGCAAGATGCAGCAGAAAATAGTTGTTGACATGAGTGAATCAGCAGAGTAATAGTGACAACTGTCAGGTCAGAGAGCCTCCATCTCATGTTTTCCCAGCAGAACCTGAGATTCACACTTTTCTCACATCATGGGGAGAATAATGCAGTGTACTCATTTGAAAGTGTgcattgtgcttttgttttcttccataATGAAGACACACTCATTACAAATACctgtttttctacttttcctCTTTTAGTTTCTTTAGATTAGACACAAACATCATTGGTAAATCAAAAGGTATGACGTTCATTTCAGTGTAATTtccacatcagtgtttcatttacatTGTCTCGTACAGTGTGTTAAGTTCCACTTCTGCTTCTGTTGTAGATGGAAGGAAATACACAGTAAGTGTCAACAGTAAAAGAGTGGTGATGTCAAACCTCCTGCTTCTACTAAAAGGTTTTCCTTCATGCAGCGATGATTCTGTGTCAGAGAATCTGCTCTcactctcccctccctctgtcattTTATGAAATAATCTGCAGGTGGATTATGATGAAACCTACAGTACCGTCACCTATGAATGCAACAACGGTGAGCTGCTTTCCTCTTCCTGGATGTAGCATAAGGATCTTACACAGGCTGATTCACCACTTGGTGGTGCCAGTTCTGCCAAAATGCTTTATATTTGGTAAAATTTGAGCAGGTGCAACATGATATAGGTACATTCATGAAAATGAGGGGAGTTGAgtcatgtatgtttgttttcacagagtgACATCAGCAGCACCTCAGAGGGTGCAGCTACATCAGTCCACAGAGATACAGTGTTCAGCACTCCAACGTCAATTTGAAACACAAGCATTGCAtctttttcactctgctttCTTATGTTCAGGTTGTTTCTatcatttccatcattttctcaGAGAGCAGACATTAGACTGAAGTCAGAGTTTAACTGAACCTCGTTGAATTGATAGAAAGAGAAGTTAGGTCAAAAGATAACCTGTGTCATGTGTTGCAATGAATAATAAAACTATTGTACACAACTTTTAAAGTCTCATTAATCTAAAAAGTTGAACTTCAGGTTTATGTTGAAACATGTTTGTACCAAAGAGCTTTACATAAGAGGAGTGATTCACGCATGTCCCTTCCATTTACACAAATTTATACAACTCatatacacaaaaaacacatggaCAACCAACTGAAACGAAGGATTTATCACACAATGACAGAGATGGGAAgccacaaaagagaaaaagtcaaGCGCTGCTGTATGCAAGGAAACAGTGGTTTTAagataaaatgtaattaatttaatttaatcgATTAAAACCATCAATTCAGCCAAAGGGACATTTTACTGAAGTGAAGAAGAACACACAACTTGTGCATCATAATATATAGATGCCAAATGGTGAAATGTTCAGGACTAACATAGTTAATGAATGCATGTTTACTGGAGCAGATCATGAACTTCAATACAAAAATGAGACGTTTTCAAGAAATAACTTTTAGTGAAGCTCGTGTGTGTATGGAGAAAGAGGTGGTTGGCAGCCATCTGAGCACTGGAAGCGAGATAGACCGGAGGATGACTTGGAAAGGATGTTATGTGCATATTTGACCCACTGAAACTATTTGGAGCAGGAGGCAGGGTTTTAGGAGGAAATGTACCAAAGCGTCGTTTCCATCTCCACATGCGTTCAtatgttttgtctgtctgttggacTTGGTGAAATCCAGAAGAGAGACTGACAGTGGCACCCAGGAGACAGCAAAACGAAAGGTGAATTGAGGTACCTTGTCAAACACTGGAGTATAAGTTCAGCAAGTATCTTTAGCAGTGGACCACTTAGGCAGAGGAATAGAACGTGAAGTCTTCGATAACTGGTCAGCAACACTGAGGATGACCAGATCATAATCAGAGGAGAGCTGACGAGATATGAGACCAGGGCCAATAAGGAACAGCCAGCGTCCTCCAAAAGCCTGGTGGAGAATCTTTGAGTTGAGAACATAGTGTCCTACGTCATAGAAGATCACCAGTAACCTTGATGAAGGAGAGTCACAGTGCAGTTGAGGCCAGGCAGACGGAAGGTCCCCACAGGAGGACCAAATATGAACTGAGACCATAAAGCATTTACCGAGACAACCACTACAGGGTGTCCTGAATTAGAGTGCTTTACCTTTCGATTGACTCCCAAGGTGTCTGCTCCAGTGACGCAAGCAGTGGGAAGGGAGTCTTGACCTCTGACTGAAACTGGTGAGAAAAGGCATCTGGTTTTGCATTCTTGGAACCAGGtgagaaggaaggagtgaggtgAAACAGTTGAAAAACAGGGCCCACTTGCCCTGGTGAGACTTCAGATGCTTGGCAGTGCACATGCATTTCAAGTTTCCTGCCCTGTATGGTATGGTAGCAGCACGGCCTCCAACCAAAGACTCTGCGCATAGTGAACACAGCGACTCAACTCAACATGTGAGCTCCACCAACTGGAGAAACAGCTTCATCCACAGTGCTGTCATGATGCTGAACTCTCTCCCCATGCTCGCCCCTCTCCCCTCTGCCCCACCAAAGCACAACTCACTTCATAAAAAGAGTAAAGTACAATCGACTGCTATCTGTTCTTGCACTACAAACTCACTGTATTTGCCTCAGTACTCTTCAGTGGTTTTGTACTTTTATCTCTACTGCTGTCTTGTTTTTGCCTTTATATTTTTCTGGGAACTCAAACtcaccaggaggaggagacagagtaGATCTGAGGCGCACAACTGTCCGATGTGTCATAATATAGATCAGGCAAGTAAAGTAAAATGTTCATCTTCACTCATATTAAGAAAACAGGCAAATggcaaaactgaaacaaaactgctgtgtgtctgggagaaacaacagcaaagcaaCAGCAAAGACCAACATCTTTCTGCAGAGTTCAGCCTCCAACGTGGTTGATTTGATCTACATAACCCACACACACTTGGTGCTTTAAAAAGgatgctgcgtgtgtgtatttctggGGCCTGTCTGTTAATGTGATTCACCTCTGATGATACTTGTGGTTTGTCTGAGAACACGCTCACAAGCGCAAAATTATACTTAAgcatgtcagtgtctgtgtaaTCAGACAGACAAGTATCTTCCATAACGGACAGTCTCAGTGTTCAGCTTCATCATGGCTGGAGGCCTGTTGTTTGTCATCCTCATGTGTAAGTTAAACTTTTGATAGATTCTTTCATTATTAATGTCGGTTGTTACAAACCACTGCAGGTTCACACAGGTTCAAACATGACATTAACGTCATGTCAGCCATtgtgtgtcatcatgttctACCAAACAACACAtatgttttatctttttcatgtttgatgAGTTGATTTCATGCTTTGTGAGTTgttatttcctcttttgtcaCTCAGTGTTGTTATTTTGTATCTTGATCTTGACTTCTACCTCTGATGGACAGAATTAAACATGAGGTGGAGTTTCAATCTTTCTATATTTTGTTGAAGGTATCAGTGTGTTATTATTACATCTGTTTACTGTGTGAACACATTGTATTTCCAACAGATTCCTTTCACAAGATTCAAACACAAGGTCAGTGTCTGATCTTTCATGTGTTGCTCTGCTGTTATCACAGTGTTGGAGGTTTATTATAGTATTAATTTGACTACAAGGTTTGCTTGCACGGTATGCTTTTCTTTACTTCACTTTACCTTGatatttaagtacaatttttCCATGGGAATATTATCATATTAATGCAGCTGTTATGTATGTGAAATAACACATGTTTACCTCCAAattttcagctcttcttcctccacctaAACTGACAGTGAATCCATCGAtgatcacagagacagactcagTCACACTGAACTGTCAGACTCCAtcgtctgtttctgtgtctcagtgttatTTCTACACTGTAAGAGAAGAAACTCCCAGAGGCTTCTCTTGTCAGCAGACACTAACAGGAACTGATCTGCTGTGGATGACACGCCAGAGTTCACCTGCTGAGGTTCAAGTGAAATGTTATTACACTGTAAAGGTTGGAGAGTTAAATTCTCCATCtccacacagtgacacatcCTCCATCATCATATGCAGTGAGTGAACACTGCTTTTATGAATACTTCAGTAACTTGCTACAGTATGAGCTCAAACAGCATGGTTGTCCTCGACATGGAGGTCAGGCTGTCAGACGATGTGCTTGAAGATTTTCAATGATTCTTCTCTGCCATTATAAATGTATCATTGGAAATTGTTGTTAAATTAAAATATCAGCTGTTTACTCCAACATGTGCTTATTTTTTCAGTTCTTCTTCCACCTAAACTGACAGTGAATCCACCAGTGATCACGGAGACAGATTCAGTCACACTGAACTGTCAGACTCcatcatctgtttctgtgtctcagtgttttttctacACTGTAAGAGGAGAACCTGCCAAAAGCTTCTCTTgtctgcagacactgacaggaacTGATCTGCTGAAGATGGCACATCAACGATCACCTGCTGAGGTtaaagtgatgtgtttttacactGCAAAGCCTGGAGGCACAGTGTTTCAGTCTCCAGACAGTGACACATCCTCCATCATCATACGCAGTGAGTACACACTACTGCTCTGGACAAACACTTACATTACAGTATAAGTACAAATAACAAAGTGGCTCTCATCATGGCAGTTAGAAGACTTTCAGTGGGCATCCTCTGCCATTATAAATTTATTACctagaatgtttttttttttattattcatttaaactTCATTAACTTAATTCAATATATGCTTAatttttcagctcttcttccaCCTGAACTGACTGTGTATCCAGCGGtgatcacagagacagactcagTCACACTGAACTGTCAGACTCTAtcgtctgtttctgtgtctcagtgttttttctacACTGTAAGAGAAGAAACTCCCAGAGGCTTCTCTTGTCAgcagacactgacaggaacTGATCTGCTGTGGATGACAAGTCAAAGTTTACCTGCTAAGGTAGAGGTCAagtgtttttacactgtaaagGTTGGAGAGTTAAATTCTCCATCtccacacagtgacacatcCTCCATCATCATATACAGTGAGTGAACACTGcttttctgaatattttagtAACTTGCTACAGTATGAGTTCAAACAGCACAGTCGTCCTCGACATGGAGGTCAGGCTGTCAGACGATGTGCTTGAAGATTTTCAATGATTCTTCTCTGCCATTATAAATGTATCATTGGAAATGTTGTTTAAATAGATTCAAATATCAGTTGTTTAATCCAACATGTGCTAAAattttcagctcttcttccaCCACCTAAACTGACCGTGAATCCATCGATGatcacagagacagagtcagTCACACTGAACTGTCAGACTCCATTGTCTatttctgtgtctcagtgttttttctacACTGTAAGCAAAGGAAATGTTGGAGACTCCTCTTgtctgcagacactgacaggaacTGATCTGCTGTGGATGCCACATCAGAGTTCACCTGCTGAGGTTCAAGTGAAATGTTATTACACTGTAAAGTTTGGAGAGTTAAATTCTACATCtccacacagtgacacatcCTCCGTCTCTATACACAATGAAAGTGAGTGACTGTTTCTGCTCAAATTATTTTGTCTTGTTACAGTATCAGTAAAAGAAAAGTGGTGTGTTGTTACATTTCATGTATGAATTTGTCTTCAGGGGTTCCAAACCAAAATGAAGGGATAAACTTTGAATTAACAACCTCCATTCCCACTGAAATGCCACCTGTGGGCAAAGGTGATGCACATATGATTTTTGTTAGTTTGAtaaattgttttattgtgtcagAAAATTTGGTATTCTCAGAAATAACAGACTACACATCTTTACATTATTATGCAACATATCAGGAACATATCAGATGACACACAGGCTTATGATTTTAGCATTatgtctgtggtgtttttatcACAGTGGGCTTTCTGTGAATTTCCACCCCGTTTGAAACCACAGACATAAGTTTGCTTGACAGCAGACTCGTACGTTATGTGTATTGAATTTTTGTTCATCTTCTCATAGGTCTAAAACCACAGATGAGTGCTCAGCATTTTCATGGTGACTCCGTTCTCTTTACTTGCTCTCTGCCTGAATCTGCTCATCATGATACGAGATGTAACCTGTACTTTGGGGAAGCAAGTGATCCAGTTGTAACAACCACTATCAACCCGAAAAGAaccacacaaaccaaacagtggtTCTGCCAGTTTAATGTCACAATCGATGATTTCCTGAATTGTGTACGTCTAATTGAACAAAGGGATGCCAGCTGTGATTACAGTTTGGGACGTGAACCAAACTCTTTGTCTCCTCGTAGTGATGGATGCAGCTTGACTGGTAAGTGAGAGAAGACATGAATACACGTGCTACAGTACCTTTACTGTATGTGACATAACACATCCGGTGAAACTTAGAATAAGATGTATTAATGAAGCCAATTGCCAAAGTGTAAATTATGTACACTTTATAGAATGATTGCACCTTTGAgtctttttaatttcatgttatttgAAAAATTTGTCACTTCAGAATTAAATCAATATGCAGTGagcatacatatatacagttgCAATTAAAATTATTCACCCCCATTTCATAATAGGCTTATTGGCAAAATGTACaattcttcagctgtttgtaaTAAACAAAGTAGACAAgaacagttgaaatagtttaataaaactaatattaccatggtttttatccaaattcaacacaaaatgcatcTTTTAATCACTACTACAgccaaaattattcaaccccctgTCTCAAGCACACCTGATGCAACTCATCAAAATGACCCAGCCCCCTGTTTCAAGCACACTTAGTGCAACTAATCAAGGGCTTCATTAGTTCAGGTGTGCTTGAGATAGAACACATAAATACCTGGACTAGCTGGCTAGGAGTCTGTTGAGATTGACGTTTGATTGCATCTTAGACCTATGACTAAGTCAAAAGAATTGTCCAAATAGTTCAGAGAAGAGATCATTGCCTTggacaaacaaggaaaaggatACAAAAAGATGGCAAAAGCTCTGAATGTTCCTAGAGATACAGTTGGAAGCATCGTTTGTAAGTTTGAAGTTAAAGAAACAGTGGCTACACTATCTGGAcgtggcagaaagaggaaactatCAGCGGCTGCCACCAGGTTCCTGAGGAGGTAAATGGTCAAAAACCCTTGCGTGATtgcaaaacacctgcagcaagacttggtggcagcaggcactgaggTTTCAGTTTGCACAGTAAGGTGCATACTAAACACTGAAGGGCTCCATGCCCAGACACACCACCGGACACACCGCTACTGACCCAAAAGCACAAGAGTCGGCTCCATACACTCAATACGCTTGATGCGTATTGAGCGTAATATGATGAAACAAACTGGAACTTTTCGGGCCTATGGAACAGCGGTATGTctagaggaagaagaatgaagcatatgctgaaaagaacacccctacagtgaagcatggcGGTGGCTTAGTGATTCTCTGGGGCTGGAAACCTGCAGCGTGTGGAGGGCACGATGAATTTAGTCAAGTTTCAGGAAATCATAGGAAAAAATGTCATGTAGTctgtgaggaagctgaagcTTGGGCGTCATTGGaccttccaacaggacaatgatcccAGGCATGCCTCAAAGTCCACCAAGGCTtggtttcagaagaagaaatggaagaTTCTAGAGTGGCCATGACAGTCGTCTGACTTGAACCCCATAGAAAATCTCTGGTGGGATTTGAAGAAGGCGGTTGCACAACCCACACCCAAGAATATTACTGAACTGGAGGCCATTGCCCGTGAGGAATGGGCTAAGATTCCTCAGTAAAGCTGTCAGAAGCTGGTGTGTGGTTATGCATCATGTTTGCAACAGGTCATAACAGCTAACCATAACtaaccctaatcctaacccCAAAAGGGTGCTCTACTAAGTATTGAAGATGCTTGTCAAGaaggggttgaataattttgagactgcagtgatcattaaaagtagcattttgtgttgaactTCTATCTGAACCCTTGTAATATTTGTTTCATTGAACTACTTAAAAAGTTCTTGTGTAATTTTCttattgcaaacagctgagaaattgTATATTCTGCCAATAAGCCTAATATGCAATGGGGGTTTCATAGTTTTGATTGCAACTGTATGCTTATTATGAACTGGGGTCCATactaaaaacatacaaaatagaaatacacaaataatcAGACTACAGAaacattaatttatttatcCACACAGGAAATGTCATCCCAGATGTGTCTTCTCTTATTGTAGGTATCATGGAGAAGGAGTCGAGCAGGACCCCAACAATACCAACACTTAGTACGACCAGAGGCTTTATATATAGAGAAATAGAATAGCAGCCAGAACATCATTACATACAGCACTTCAGTATCTCAGCCTGAGGAGGTCTTCATCTTTTTATCCACCAGGTCTGACTGATAACAGGTGGAGCGCTTCCACTCCTGTAAAACTGACATCAGGTAACTTTACATGTGACATTGGTCACTCACATGATAATGTTGATGCACATGtaaaacatttaatatgttTAGAGTAACCATTTACAGACTAAATGCTATATATAGTTTTAATGTTGATATGTTTTTGTGCCTTCAAGAAACAGATAGTATGATCTCCATGAATCCAAAATCTGGTGAAGAATTAAAGATTCTTAGCATTACATCAAAATGCTTTGCTGtagatgttttaaaaatgtttgtggcTGTGCACTTACTAGGTTCGAGTGTTAGTATTCCTGGCATTAAAGATGGCTCCCTTTCTGCAGCCCCTCTGAATACAGCTTCAGGTGAGTGAATTCCTCACACATGCAGTACTGCATATCCTGACATTAGCATGAGAAAACAGTCTACAGTGACATAGTCACTTGTCGTTTGTACGTTTTTCTTTTGGAAACTTGACACATTTAGCAAGTTATCTTCAGAAACGGTTAGACATGATATAAAATTTGAAGAAGTTTTCTATTTTAAAGATGGAAATACTTACTGTCTCACCTTTAGtagacacacactgtatactGCCATTGTGAAAAGAAATTCCATATTTAATACCTTTTGAGTCATTTTAATTCTTATCATGCCCTCAACTTGCTCACAGAGATTAAATGATGTTTATAATTTAATCAATTACCTTATATCAGTAACAAAGCAATACTTTCAGTTAGTTTTATATCTTCCTGCtttttggttttaatgttgtgagaAGCAATCTGGCACTTTATGACTTTCTGGTTGCTTATTTATGGCTGGTGTCTCACAGCAGAAAAGTGGAGACGGTGGTGGTTTCTAGTCGCCGTGGCTGGTTGTGGAGTAACTATGGGCATTTTTGTAATGATTTCAGCAGTTTTCTGGAACAAAAGAAGAGCTGGTGAGAACTGTGTTAATTTCTTTGATAAAGTcagaatgtgtgtttatatggGTGTTCACTTGAACTGTTTAATACTGATGACAAAAATCAAAACCACTCCCCATAATTTTTTTAATACTTCGTTTTAAGATCAAATATATGTAAGCTCGAGAAGGTACTCACTTGGAGGGCTGAAATTGTATCATTGTACATCAGACGTCTGCCTGTTGATCACCATCATTGTCCAACTTCATACTCTGCATTTGGGTCTTTGCCTGATTTTCCTTGTTGTGTGcgacattttcatttcaacactTGACACAGGTGCATATCTATCAGCTGAGCAGAGTTCACAAAGCTCAAAGCCACTAAAAATAACTATTGTAGAAATCAACAGCATTAAACAAACACGCAGGACCTGCAAGACCTACATTAAGAAACTGCAAGTAAACCACACGTGTGAGAGACTACCGCTCcactgagacaaaaacaaaccccCTGCTTGTGTTGAAGACTCTTTTTCACATGTGGTCAGAATATTATATGAGAAGAGATGTTATAGAATTGGTCTCTTAACTGctggttcattttattttgtctttgtcacaaaCAGATTCTGAGGAAGTGAAAAGGCAGGAGTCTGAAAATGAGAACGTAAGTCTGACATGAGGTACAATGTTTAATGTATTTGTCATATATATTAATAGATGctacagatgttttttttctattcccAGTATGACACATGCCATTTGTACTCCACCATCTCTGAGGAACCAGCTGCTTCAGCCCAGAAGGACATGGTGTACAGCACCttgcagacacactgaaactgtCTGTACTGTATAAAGATGAGACAGCCCAGCAAAGAACTGTTAGAAATGTAAAGTTGTTTAAAGTCGACTACTATAAT includes the following:
- the LOC143328110 gene encoding uncharacterized protein LOC143328110; this encodes MTGHLLFVVLMYDFLSRLCYVRQRDASCDYSLGPEPNSLSPRSDEYSLTDILEKETCVSPRTPTFAITTETTVGNPVVSTPVTHVKTTSGQTGGPSHDTGSSASTFLTSVKPAVAAAGSLTSAHTTLMSPESGDEIAEEMISMIGAAVTVGVLFVGLALLFAQSRIEKCGSKR